Proteins found in one uncultured Desulfuromonas sp. genomic segment:
- a CDS encoding GNAT family N-acetyltransferase has product MPYQIEFATAAEEEVLSSIFSASDMAVVGAIEDHVILKDHTAIYGGGLLYQLDIDLFHLLTIVVQADGRSCGLGKKLLQPMLENPWKYCRDAVGAPQQSYRVTTVSRGSSRGFYLKNGLVDCAFEQLSEPFNRQCDVCPDVLQCASAAMVYQGQ; this is encoded by the coding sequence ATGCCATATCAAATTGAATTCGCAACTGCTGCAGAAGAAGAAGTGCTGAGCAGTATTTTTTCCGCGAGTGATATGGCCGTGGTCGGCGCTATCGAAGACCACGTCATCTTAAAAGACCATACGGCAATTTATGGCGGTGGCCTGCTCTACCAGCTGGATATCGACCTTTTTCACTTACTGACAATTGTTGTGCAGGCTGATGGTCGTAGCTGTGGACTTGGAAAAAAATTACTGCAACCGATGTTGGAAAATCCTTGGAAGTATTGCCGTGATGCTGTTGGCGCACCTCAGCAGAGCTACCGTGTCACCACCGTCTCCAGAGGCAGTAGCCGGGGGTTCTATCTGAAAAACGGTTTGGTTGATTGTGCTTTCGAGCAACTGAGTGAACCTTTTAATCGTCAGTGTGACGTCTGCCCCGATGTCCTTCAATGTGCATCCGCAGCGATGGTTTATCAGGGGCAGTGA